One segment of Curtobacterium poinsettiae DNA contains the following:
- a CDS encoding siderophore-interacting protein, which translates to MAKTPRLLPTNPRLFRARVLRTQRVTPSMQRVTVTGDDLHEFGYLGFDHWFRLFVRRPDQDAFRMPDLDGKKWWPTFLGIPEDIRPHCANYTVAAYRLLADGTAELDIDFVVHLDHRGELEGRAAIWACAARPGEELAMLDQGCIFDVPAGTSEVVVAAEETGLPGVVGIAASLPRDTVGRIIQEVPTAADIRDLDAPTGVQVTWIVRQPGAVPGSGALAELQRHVPSDDQGYAFVVGESRLATEGRRHLHRAGLPKSRITFSGFWKHETKVSVPA; encoded by the coding sequence ATGGCGAAGACCCCGCGGCTCCTGCCGACGAACCCCCGGCTCTTCCGCGCCCGTGTCCTCAGGACCCAGCGGGTGACCCCCTCGATGCAGCGCGTCACCGTCACCGGGGACGACCTGCACGAGTTCGGTTACCTCGGTTTCGACCACTGGTTCCGCCTGTTCGTCCGGCGCCCCGACCAGGACGCCTTCCGGATGCCCGACCTGGACGGCAAGAAGTGGTGGCCGACGTTCCTCGGCATCCCCGAGGACATCCGCCCCCACTGCGCGAACTACACCGTCGCCGCGTACCGCCTGCTCGCCGACGGCACCGCCGAGCTCGACATCGACTTCGTCGTGCACCTGGACCACCGCGGCGAGCTCGAGGGTCGGGCCGCGATCTGGGCCTGCGCCGCACGCCCCGGCGAGGAGCTCGCGATGCTCGACCAGGGCTGCATCTTCGACGTCCCCGCAGGCACCAGCGAGGTCGTCGTCGCCGCCGAGGAGACCGGCCTGCCCGGCGTCGTCGGCATCGCCGCCTCGTTGCCGCGCGACACCGTCGGCCGCATCATCCAAGAGGTCCCGACCGCCGCCGACATCCGCGACCTCGACGCCCCCACCGGCGTGCAGGTGACCTGGATCGTGCGGCAGCCGGGTGCCGTCCCCGGCAGTGGCGCCCTCGCCGAACTGCAGCGGCACGTGCCGTCCGACGACCAGGGGTACGCGTTCGTCGTGGGGGAGTCGCGACTCGCCACCGAGGGCCGCCGCCACCTGCACCGTGCGGGCCTGCCGAAGTCGCGCATCACGTTCTCCGGGTTCTGGAAGCACGAGACGAAGGTCTCCGTCCCCGCCTGA
- a CDS encoding FecCD family ABC transporter permease — protein MRSTGRTPGSTPETTAPGTPAPAARTPRRTGIRIGPVGLAWRPRVFWYTVASLAAVLVLIVLGTAVGSTWIAPGVVIRSLLGLESGPDAFIITTLRLPRVLTGALVGLTLGVAGGLTQTFTRNPLGTPDIIGVTAGASVGAVAAIVLGGGTYSVSSLVLGGGIPVAATIGALVAAVLVYGLGWRGGVQSYRLVLVGIGVSATLDAVTSYLLVRAKITVATAASQWLVGSLSSTSWESVWPLLAVAVVAVPIALATSAALGIGQLGDEVATGVGLGVQRHRLLVIALAVVLTAAAVAAAGPVGFVAFVVPQVGLRLAGTNRPPLLLAGALGAVLVLAADLLSRSAFPWQVPVGIITTVIGAPYLIWLLVRHRKEMSR, from the coding sequence GTGCGCAGCACCGGGCGCACGCCCGGCAGCACGCCCGAGACCACCGCACCGGGCACGCCCGCCCCGGCTGCACGAACCCCCCGCCGCACCGGCATCCGCATCGGGCCCGTCGGCCTCGCCTGGCGCCCCCGGGTGTTCTGGTACACGGTCGCGTCGCTCGCCGCCGTCCTGGTGCTCATCGTCCTCGGGACGGCGGTCGGCTCGACGTGGATCGCTCCCGGGGTCGTCATCCGGTCCCTGCTCGGCCTGGAGTCCGGGCCGGACGCCTTCATCATCACCACCCTGCGCCTGCCCCGCGTGCTCACCGGCGCGCTCGTCGGCCTGACGCTCGGGGTCGCCGGCGGGCTCACCCAGACCTTCACCCGCAACCCGCTCGGCACCCCGGACATCATCGGCGTCACCGCGGGTGCGAGCGTGGGTGCGGTCGCGGCGATCGTCCTCGGCGGCGGGACGTACTCGGTGTCCTCCCTGGTGCTCGGTGGCGGGATCCCGGTGGCCGCAACGATCGGCGCCCTGGTCGCAGCGGTCCTGGTGTACGGCCTGGGCTGGCGCGGCGGCGTGCAGAGCTACCGACTCGTGCTGGTCGGCATCGGCGTGAGCGCGACCCTCGACGCGGTGACCAGCTACCTGCTCGTCCGCGCGAAGATCACCGTGGCCACCGCGGCGTCGCAGTGGCTCGTCGGCAGCCTGTCGAGCACGTCGTGGGAGAGCGTCTGGCCGCTGCTCGCGGTGGCCGTCGTCGCGGTGCCGATCGCGCTCGCGACGAGTGCAGCTCTCGGCATCGGGCAGCTCGGCGACGAGGTCGCGACGGGCGTCGGACTCGGCGTCCAGCGGCACCGGCTGCTCGTCATCGCGCTCGCGGTCGTGCTGACCGCCGCCGCCGTGGCCGCCGCCGGACCGGTCGGCTTCGTCGCGTTCGTCGTCCCGCAGGTCGGGCTCCGGCTCGCCGGTACGAACCGGCCGCCGCTGCTGCTCGCCGGTGCCCTCGGTGCCGTGCTCGTGCTCGCCGCCGACCTGCTGTCCCGTTCCGCGTTCCCGTGGCAGGTGCCGGTCGGCATCATCACCACCGTGATCGGGGCGCCGTACCTGATCTGGCTCCTCGTCCGTCACCGCAAGGAGATGTCCCGATGA
- a CDS encoding carbohydrate ABC transporter permease: MSTIQHPAGPAAATVTEATTTQRAPRTRSIRASRKAEQHVDGRKPKRSGLLTAVMVVFVVYSFAPLFYLLVNSTKTQASLLSTFGLWFGGDFNLWQNIVDTLTYNDGIFLQWFGNTLLYVVVGAGGATLLATVAGYGMAKFQFPGRRAVFAVVLGAIAVPGTALAVPTFLLFSQVGLTNTPWAIILPSLISPFGMYLIWTYAVDAIPAELLEAARMDGAGEFRIFFTIALRLLAPGVVTVLLFAVVATWNNYFLPLIMLSDPKWYPLTVGLNQWNAQATGSGAQPIYNLVVTGSLLTIIPIVVAFLFLQRFWQSGLAAGSVKA, encoded by the coding sequence ATGAGCACCATCCAGCACCCCGCCGGGCCCGCAGCGGCCACGGTGACCGAGGCGACCACGACGCAACGTGCGCCGCGCACCCGGTCGATCCGCGCCTCCCGCAAGGCCGAACAGCACGTCGACGGACGCAAGCCGAAGCGTTCCGGCCTGCTCACCGCGGTGATGGTCGTCTTCGTGGTGTACTCGTTCGCGCCGCTGTTCTACCTGCTCGTGAACAGCACGAAGACGCAGGCGTCGCTGCTCTCCACGTTCGGTCTGTGGTTCGGCGGGGACTTCAACCTCTGGCAGAACATCGTCGACACGCTGACCTACAACGACGGCATCTTCCTGCAGTGGTTCGGCAACACGCTGCTCTACGTCGTCGTCGGTGCCGGCGGAGCCACCCTGCTCGCCACCGTCGCGGGCTACGGCATGGCGAAGTTCCAGTTCCCCGGTCGGCGCGCGGTCTTCGCCGTCGTCCTCGGCGCCATCGCGGTCCCCGGCACGGCCCTCGCGGTCCCGACGTTCCTGCTCTTCTCGCAGGTCGGCCTGACCAACACCCCGTGGGCGATCATCCTGCCCTCGCTGATCAGCCCGTTCGGCATGTACCTGATCTGGACCTACGCGGTCGACGCGATCCCCGCCGAGCTCCTCGAGGCCGCCCGCATGGACGGCGCCGGCGAGTTCCGGATCTTCTTCACCATCGCGCTCCGCCTGCTCGCGCCCGGCGTCGTCACCGTCCTGCTCTTCGCGGTCGTCGCCACCTGGAACAACTACTTCCTGCCGCTCATCATGCTGAGCGACCCGAAGTGGTACCCGCTGACGGTCGGCCTGAACCAGTGGAACGCCCAGGCCACCGGGTCCGGCGCGCAGCCGATCTACAACCTCGTCGTCACGGGATCGCTCCTCACGATCATCCCGATCGTGGTCGCGTTCCTCTTCCTCCAGCGCTTCTGGCAGTCCGGCCTCGCGGCCGGGTCGGTCAAGGCCTGA
- a CDS encoding carbohydrate ABC transporter permease, producing the protein MSTLAARPGEAAPRPTAERPAGRRPKPRGRFTGWLFVGPFVVVLVLMLIVPIGYALWLSLFRDQLIGGNQFVWFANYVQLFQDAKFWSGFGRVAVFLVVQVPIMLGLALVAALALDSARLWGTSFFRIAVFLPYAVPGVVAALIWGFIYGNQFGLTGAANDALGIDLLQPFSPSWVLTSIGNVVTWEFLGYNMLIFYAALRTVPGELYEAAELDGAGPLRTVFSIKLPALRGPMVIATIFSIIGSFQLFNEPNLLKTLAPNVIGSAFTPNMYAYSLSFSGQQFNYSATVAIVMGVITAVIAYVVQVRGTREENR; encoded by the coding sequence ATGAGCACGCTCGCAGCGCGCCCCGGTGAGGCAGCACCGCGCCCCACCGCCGAGCGCCCCGCCGGCCGCCGCCCCAAGCCGCGGGGACGGTTCACCGGATGGCTGTTCGTCGGGCCGTTCGTCGTCGTCCTGGTCCTGATGCTCATCGTGCCGATCGGGTACGCGCTCTGGCTCAGCCTGTTCCGCGACCAGCTCATCGGTGGCAACCAGTTCGTCTGGTTCGCCAACTACGTGCAGCTCTTCCAGGACGCCAAGTTCTGGTCCGGGTTCGGTCGGGTCGCCGTCTTCCTGGTCGTCCAGGTGCCGATCATGCTCGGGCTCGCGCTCGTCGCCGCCCTGGCCCTGGACAGCGCCCGACTGTGGGGGACGAGCTTCTTCCGCATCGCGGTGTTCCTGCCCTACGCCGTTCCCGGGGTCGTCGCGGCCCTGATCTGGGGCTTCATCTACGGCAACCAGTTCGGTCTGACGGGCGCCGCGAACGACGCCCTCGGCATCGACCTGCTGCAGCCGTTCAGCCCGAGCTGGGTCCTGACGTCGATCGGCAACGTGGTCACGTGGGAGTTCCTCGGCTACAACATGCTGATCTTCTACGCCGCACTCCGCACCGTCCCCGGTGAGCTGTACGAGGCGGCCGAGCTCGACGGTGCCGGTCCGCTGCGCACGGTCTTCTCGATCAAGCTCCCGGCGCTCCGCGGCCCGATGGTCATCGCCACGATCTTCTCGATCATCGGCAGCTTCCAGCTCTTCAACGAGCCGAACCTGCTCAAGACCCTCGCCCCGAACGTCATCGGCAGCGCCTTCACCCCGAACATGTACGCCTACTCGCTGTCCTTCAGCGGCCAGCAGTTCAACTACTCCGCCACGGTGGCGATCGTGATGGGCGTGATCACCGCGGTGATCGCCTACGTCGTCCAGGTCCGCGGCACCCGCGAGGAGAACCGATGA
- a CDS encoding FecCD family ABC transporter permease has translation MIVGLVVALVLVAVASMLLGSNRIGVAEVWAGLTRSGSSTDEAIVWGSRIPRTLIGAAVGAALGIAGLLMQGHTRNPLADPGLFGVSSGAGLAVVLGVYVFGVTSTSATVWFALVGALVASVVVFSVTIAGSGTASPVPLALAGAAVSALLAALTSFVVLTDQASLDAYRLWVVGSLAARQLDILGAVWPFLAAGLVLAVLNVRALDALGLGSELAKGLGENVLVARLVGLGGITLLAAGATAAAGPIGFVGLTVPHVARALVGTGHRWTLPVSGLVGAALVLLADVIGRLIGGFSEVEVGIVLAVIGGPVFVAVARRRSLVSL, from the coding sequence GTGATCGTCGGACTCGTCGTCGCGCTGGTGCTCGTCGCCGTGGCGAGCATGCTGCTCGGCAGCAACCGCATCGGTGTCGCCGAGGTGTGGGCGGGGCTCACTCGCTCCGGGTCGAGCACCGACGAAGCGATCGTGTGGGGCTCCCGCATCCCGCGCACGCTCATCGGTGCTGCGGTCGGCGCGGCCCTCGGCATCGCCGGGCTGCTCATGCAGGGACACACCCGCAACCCACTCGCCGACCCCGGCCTGTTCGGGGTCTCGTCGGGTGCGGGGCTCGCGGTGGTGCTCGGCGTCTACGTGTTCGGGGTCACGAGCACGAGCGCGACCGTGTGGTTCGCCCTGGTCGGGGCCCTGGTCGCCAGCGTCGTCGTCTTCTCGGTGACCATCGCCGGCAGCGGCACCGCCAGTCCGGTGCCGCTCGCCCTCGCCGGGGCCGCGGTCTCGGCGCTGCTCGCCGCCCTGACCTCCTTCGTCGTGCTGACCGACCAGGCCTCACTCGACGCGTACCGGCTCTGGGTCGTCGGGTCGCTCGCCGCACGCCAGCTCGACATCCTCGGGGCGGTGTGGCCGTTCCTGGCCGCCGGGCTCGTACTCGCGGTGCTGAACGTCCGCGCCCTCGACGCCCTCGGGCTCGGGTCCGAGCTGGCGAAGGGGCTCGGAGAGAACGTGCTCGTCGCCCGGCTCGTCGGTCTGGGCGGGATCACGCTGCTCGCCGCCGGGGCGACGGCTGCGGCCGGCCCGATCGGCTTCGTCGGCCTGACGGTGCCGCACGTCGCCCGCGCGCTCGTCGGCACCGGACACCGCTGGACCCTGCCGGTCTCCGGTCTGGTCGGCGCCGCCCTCGTCCTGCTCGCCGACGTCATCGGTCGCCTGATCGGCGGGTTCTCCGAGGTCGAGGTCGGCATCGTGCTCGCCGTCATCGGCGGCCCGGTGTTCGTGGCCGTGGCCCGCCGCCGATCGCTGGTGTCGCTGTGA
- a CDS encoding carbohydrate ABC transporter permease, translated as MTATESITTGRKLRTGVSSAAPTSAAKIGVSGRGFTIASGIVLTIFAIIWLIPSVFALKTSLSDNGVAALGANAILSNWNPTLHSYSSLFQAGDIWNWYLASAITSVVTAALTVLFASMAAFALSRLVFRGRNIAFLLIILGIMIPTQVLIIPIFQELNAVGLLNTYWSVIFPQVPAVIAVFIFKQFFDGIPKELEEAARIDGAGIWKVYWSVILPLSRPVIAAVTILTFVGVWNNLLLPLFVLSNPDLMTIPVGLATVQGSFGQRYADIQAGAILAALPLIILYLIFQRQIVEGVTGSGLKG; from the coding sequence ATGACCGCCACCGAGAGCATCACCACCGGCCGCAAGCTCCGCACCGGCGTCTCGTCCGCCGCTCCCACGAGCGCCGCGAAGATCGGCGTCAGCGGTCGTGGCTTCACGATCGCTTCGGGGATCGTCCTGACGATCTTCGCGATCATCTGGCTCATCCCGAGCGTGTTCGCCCTGAAGACGTCGCTGTCCGACAACGGCGTCGCCGCCCTCGGCGCCAATGCGATCCTGTCCAACTGGAACCCGACGCTGCACTCGTACTCGTCGCTGTTCCAGGCCGGCGACATCTGGAACTGGTACCTCGCCAGTGCCATCACGAGCGTCGTCACGGCCGCACTCACCGTGCTGTTCGCGTCGATGGCTGCGTTCGCGCTGTCGCGGCTGGTGTTCCGCGGCCGCAACATCGCGTTCCTGCTCATCATCCTCGGGATCATGATCCCGACGCAGGTGCTGATCATCCCGATCTTCCAGGAGCTCAACGCGGTCGGCCTGCTCAACACCTACTGGTCGGTGATCTTCCCGCAGGTGCCCGCCGTGATCGCGGTGTTCATCTTCAAGCAGTTCTTCGACGGCATCCCGAAGGAGCTCGAAGAGGCCGCGCGCATCGACGGGGCCGGCATCTGGAAGGTCTACTGGTCGGTCATCCTGCCGCTGTCGCGTCCGGTGATCGCGGCCGTGACGATCCTGACCTTCGTCGGGGTGTGGAACAACCTGCTGCTGCCGCTGTTCGTGCTGTCCAACCCGGACCTCATGACGATCCCGGTCGGGCTCGCCACGGTCCAGGGCAGCTTCGGCCAGCGCTACGCCGACATCCAGGCGGGTGCGATCCTCGCGGCGCTGCCGTTGATCATCCTCTACCTGATCTTCCAGCGGCAGATCGTGGAGGGCGTGACGGGCTCGGGCCTCAAGGGCTGA
- a CDS encoding carbohydrate ABC transporter permease, with protein sequence MTTAPVLDRPTDATTAPRPRRNRSYGSSVNRGQGRSGWLFLAPFGLFYVAFLLGPTVWMIVTSFFNTSTVRTGLGSFAGFANYAEMLGRSDFWSSLWHTLQFTLYTTPPLVILAFVFAVLTNRMNRGQWFFRLAFFLPFILPSATISLIWVFIFTPSTGLWASLQSAIGMTPGSGMLSSPNTAMIGVAIATVWWTLGFNFVLYLAGLQEIPRELYEAAAVDGASNWQQIKSITLPLLGRTTTLVVLLQIIASLKIFDQVYLMTNGGPGISTQVSLQLITGVGFTDNRLGAASAASVLLFIVIVAIAVIRQLVERAAAKREIGA encoded by the coding sequence GTGACCACAGCACCTGTCCTCGACCGGCCGACGGACGCGACCACCGCGCCGCGTCCACGCCGGAACCGCTCCTACGGCTCCAGTGTGAACCGCGGCCAGGGCCGCAGCGGCTGGCTGTTCCTCGCCCCGTTCGGCCTGTTCTACGTGGCCTTCCTGCTCGGCCCGACGGTCTGGATGATCGTCACGAGCTTCTTCAACACCTCGACCGTCCGCACCGGGCTCGGCAGCTTCGCGGGGTTCGCGAACTACGCCGAGATGCTCGGGCGCAGCGACTTCTGGTCGTCGCTCTGGCACACGCTGCAGTTCACGCTGTACACGACCCCGCCGCTCGTCATCCTGGCGTTCGTGTTCGCCGTACTGACGAACCGGATGAACCGCGGCCAGTGGTTCTTCCGCCTGGCGTTCTTCCTGCCGTTCATCCTGCCGTCGGCGACGATCTCGCTGATCTGGGTGTTCATCTTCACGCCGAGCACCGGCCTGTGGGCGAGCCTGCAGTCGGCGATCGGCATGACCCCCGGCTCGGGCATGCTCTCGAGCCCGAACACGGCCATGATCGGTGTGGCGATCGCCACCGTGTGGTGGACCCTCGGCTTCAACTTCGTGCTCTACCTGGCCGGTCTGCAGGAGATCCCGCGCGAACTGTACGAGGCAGCCGCGGTCGACGGTGCGTCGAACTGGCAGCAGATCAAGTCGATCACGCTCCCCCTGCTCGGCCGCACCACGACGCTGGTCGTCCTGCTGCAGATCATCGCGAGCCTGAAGATCTTCGACCAGGTCTACCTGATGACGAACGGCGGGCCGGGCATCTCGACCCAGGTCTCGCTGCAGCTCATCACCGGCGTCGGCTTCACCGACAACCGGCTCGGAGCCGCATCGGCCGCGTCGGTCCTCCTGTTCATCGTGATCGTGGCGATCGCGGTCATCCGGCAGCTCGTCGAGCGCGCTGCCGCCAAGCGAGAGATCGGGGCCTGA
- a CDS encoding alpha-N-arabinofuranosidase produces MPRTHLVLDAAFTVGPVRRRLFGGFVEHLGRHVYDGIHEPAHETADEHGFRKDVVELVKELGVSAIRYPGGNFVSGYKWEDGVGPVEQRPRRLDLAWHSTETNEVGLHEFQHWLDQVGSELMLAVNLGTRGTQEAIELLEYANIDAGTALSEYRRSNGRQEPFAITMWCLGNEMDGPWQLGHKNADDYGKLAAMTAKAMRQIQPDLELVACGSSGASMPTFGEWERTVLEHTYDDVDYISAHAYYEEDDDLPSFLASGVNMDHFIKTVTTAADHVQAQKKSDKRIDISFDEWNVWSIKKWEAKAKTFTLDEWPVAPRLLEDVYTVADAVVVGGLLISLLRHADRVASASLAQLVNVIGPIMTEPGGPAWRQTTFFPFSVTSRLAQGTSLQVKASGDTVDGGKYGEVPVVDSAATVSEDGKAAVFLVNRHPSEPTTVTIDLAGIGATGDVHAEGVWDDDLHAVNDLENTSRVGLRTNESVRREGDTVTIELPPVSWTAVSIG; encoded by the coding sequence ATGCCCCGCACACACCTCGTCCTCGACGCCGCGTTCACCGTGGGGCCGGTGCGACGTCGCCTGTTCGGCGGGTTCGTCGAGCACCTCGGCCGCCACGTCTACGACGGCATCCACGAGCCCGCCCACGAGACCGCCGACGAGCACGGCTTCCGCAAGGACGTCGTCGAGCTCGTCAAGGAACTCGGCGTCTCCGCCATCCGTTACCCCGGTGGCAACTTCGTCTCCGGCTACAAGTGGGAGGACGGCGTCGGCCCCGTCGAGCAGCGCCCCCGCCGCCTCGACCTCGCCTGGCACTCGACCGAGACGAACGAGGTCGGCCTGCACGAGTTCCAGCACTGGCTCGACCAGGTCGGCTCGGAGCTCATGCTCGCCGTGAACCTCGGCACCCGCGGCACGCAGGAAGCCATCGAGCTCCTCGAGTACGCCAACATCGACGCCGGGACGGCACTGTCCGAATACCGCCGTTCGAACGGTCGCCAGGAACCCTTCGCCATCACGATGTGGTGCCTCGGCAACGAGATGGACGGCCCGTGGCAGCTCGGCCACAAGAACGCCGACGACTACGGCAAGCTCGCCGCCATGACCGCCAAGGCCATGCGGCAGATCCAGCCCGACCTCGAGCTCGTCGCCTGCGGTTCCTCCGGGGCGTCGATGCCGACGTTCGGCGAGTGGGAGCGCACCGTCCTCGAGCACACCTACGACGACGTCGACTACATCTCCGCGCACGCCTACTACGAGGAGGACGACGACCTGCCGTCGTTCCTCGCGTCGGGCGTCAACATGGACCACTTCATCAAGACGGTCACCACGGCCGCCGACCACGTCCAGGCGCAGAAGAAGTCCGACAAGCGCATCGACATCTCGTTCGACGAGTGGAACGTCTGGTCGATCAAGAAGTGGGAAGCGAAGGCCAAGACCTTCACGCTCGACGAGTGGCCCGTCGCCCCGCGTCTGCTCGAGGACGTCTACACCGTCGCCGACGCCGTCGTCGTGGGTGGCCTGCTCATCTCACTGCTCCGGCACGCCGACCGCGTCGCCTCGGCCTCGCTCGCCCAGCTCGTCAACGTGATCGGCCCGATCATGACCGAGCCCGGCGGACCGGCCTGGCGCCAGACGACCTTCTTCCCGTTCTCGGTCACCTCGCGCCTGGCGCAGGGCACCTCGCTGCAGGTCAAGGCCTCGGGCGACACGGTCGACGGCGGCAAGTACGGTGAGGTCCCGGTCGTGGACTCCGCCGCCACCGTGTCCGAGGACGGCAAGGCAGCGGTCTTCCTGGTGAACCGCCACCCGTCCGAGCCGACCACGGTGACGATCGACCTCGCCGGCATCGGTGCGACGGGTGACGTCCACGCCGAGGGCGTCTGGGACGACGACCTGCACGCCGTGAACGACCTGGAGAACACCTCGCGCGTGGGGCTGCGCACGAACGAGTCGGTCCGCCGCGAGGGGGACACCGTCACGATCGAGCTCCCGCCGGTCTCCTGGACCGCCGTCTCGATCGGCTGA
- a CDS encoding extracellular solute-binding protein: MPIPPATPASRLSRRGFLAAGAAAATVLPLAACSSPLAAGLAGSALNPETLVFWNLFGGGDGVRMQAMEDGYAKQHGGSSALQGTTFAWGNPYYSKLTLATVGNKPPDVAVAHLTRAKPLWDGDLLDPITSDDLASVGLSAADFNQKAWAAQKTDGNNIAVPLDTHPFVLFYNVDVCKKAGLIDGDGNLVDLNGMDNFEKALAAVAKVTGGTALNVANVVPETATPWRFFWTMYNQLKDATPFISDGGSKLTVNEDAYNEVTSRTQKWVKEGWLNKALDYATAQSLMFDGKAGFFMQGEWEISTAQSIKGLNFGMAPIPQLYDKPATQADSHTFVLPKKDRTPEQRKQHMLFIKQMLEQSLTWAEGGHVPAYIPTFDSSAYKKLTPQSNYAAAAETAVFDDAAWYGGSGSTFEGTVGAQLALVQQGSSSPAQALRAIKSQLATYLNTPSPL; encoded by the coding sequence ATGCCGATCCCACCCGCAACACCCGCGTCGCGCCTCTCGCGCCGGGGCTTCCTCGCCGCCGGCGCAGCGGCCGCGACGGTCCTGCCGCTCGCCGCCTGCTCGAGTCCCCTCGCCGCCGGCCTCGCCGGCAGTGCGCTCAACCCCGAGACGCTCGTCTTCTGGAACCTGTTCGGCGGCGGCGACGGCGTTCGCATGCAGGCCATGGAGGACGGCTACGCGAAGCAGCACGGCGGCTCGAGCGCGCTGCAGGGCACCACGTTCGCGTGGGGCAACCCGTACTACTCGAAGCTGACACTGGCCACCGTCGGGAACAAGCCGCCGGACGTCGCGGTCGCGCACCTGACCCGCGCGAAGCCGCTCTGGGACGGTGACCTGCTCGACCCGATCACGTCCGACGACCTGGCGAGCGTCGGCCTGAGCGCCGCCGACTTCAACCAGAAGGCCTGGGCGGCGCAGAAGACCGACGGCAACAACATCGCGGTCCCGCTCGACACCCACCCCTTCGTCCTCTTCTACAACGTCGACGTCTGCAAGAAGGCCGGTCTGATCGACGGCGACGGCAACCTCGTCGACCTCAACGGCATGGACAACTTCGAGAAGGCCCTCGCCGCGGTCGCCAAGGTCACCGGCGGCACGGCGCTGAACGTCGCGAACGTCGTGCCGGAGACGGCCACCCCGTGGCGCTTCTTCTGGACGATGTACAACCAGCTGAAGGACGCCACCCCGTTCATCAGCGACGGCGGGTCGAAGCTCACCGTCAACGAGGACGCCTACAACGAGGTCACGAGCCGGACCCAGAAGTGGGTGAAGGAGGGCTGGCTGAACAAGGCCCTCGACTACGCCACCGCGCAGTCGCTCATGTTCGACGGCAAGGCCGGCTTCTTCATGCAGGGCGAGTGGGAGATCAGCACCGCGCAGTCGATCAAGGGCCTGAACTTCGGCATGGCGCCGATCCCCCAGCTCTACGACAAGCCGGCGACCCAGGCGGACTCGCACACGTTCGTCCTGCCCAAAAAGGACCGCACCCCGGAGCAGCGCAAGCAGCACATGCTCTTCATCAAGCAGATGCTCGAGCAGAGCCTGACGTGGGCCGAGGGCGGGCACGTGCCGGCCTACATCCCGACGTTCGACAGTTCGGCGTACAAGAAGCTCACGCCGCAGTCGAACTACGCGGCCGCAGCCGAGACCGCCGTGTTCGACGACGCCGCCTGGTACGGCGGTTCCGGCTCGACGTTCGAGGGCACGGTGGGCGCCCAGCTCGCCCTCGTGCAGCAGGGCAGCTCGTCCCCCGCGCAGGCACTGCGCGCCATCAAGTCGCAGCTCGCGACGTACCTCAACACCCCGAGCCCCCTGTGA
- a CDS encoding LacI family DNA-binding transcriptional regulator, with translation MESPAGTRRAPSMAAVADVAGVSMQTVSRVARGFDNVSPETRDRVQRAMESLGYRPNRAARALRSGRFRTIGVIMFTLASFGNMRTLEAIADAAGVADFTITLLPMASRTEAGVRSAFSRLHEQAVDGVVIIIESHIIDTAEVVLPDGVPMVIVDSTGSTDHPAIDTDQADGARQATQHLLDLGHETVWHVAGPESSYSAARRLAAWQDTLTRAGRPVPPVFHGGWTTEHGYEAGLEIAARPEITAVFAANDQTALGVLRAAHESGRPVPSSLSVVGFDDSPESDSFWPPLTTVHQSFDEVGRRAVANLLAQIDGERVSVVADLVPVRLVERASTAAPPAR, from the coding sequence ATGGAGTCCCCCGCCGGCACCCGCCGCGCCCCCTCGATGGCCGCCGTTGCCGACGTCGCCGGGGTGTCGATGCAGACGGTCTCGCGCGTCGCCCGGGGCTTCGACAACGTCAGCCCGGAGACCCGCGACCGCGTCCAGCGCGCGATGGAGTCCCTGGGCTACCGGCCCAACCGTGCCGCCCGCGCCCTGCGCTCCGGCCGCTTCCGCACCATCGGCGTGATCATGTTCACGCTCGCGTCCTTCGGCAACATGCGCACGCTCGAGGCGATCGCCGACGCCGCCGGGGTCGCCGACTTCACGATCACCCTGCTGCCCATGGCCTCGCGCACCGAGGCGGGCGTCCGCTCCGCGTTCTCGCGCCTGCACGAACAGGCCGTCGACGGCGTCGTGATCATCATCGAGTCGCACATCATCGACACCGCCGAGGTCGTGCTGCCCGACGGCGTGCCGATGGTCATCGTCGACTCCACGGGCAGCACCGACCACCCCGCGATCGACACCGACCAGGCCGACGGCGCTCGGCAGGCCACGCAGCACCTGCTCGACCTGGGCCACGAGACCGTCTGGCACGTCGCCGGGCCGGAGTCGTCGTACTCGGCAGCCCGGCGCCTCGCCGCGTGGCAGGACACCCTGACGCGCGCCGGTCGACCGGTTCCCCCGGTGTTCCACGGCGGATGGACGACCGAGCACGGCTACGAGGCCGGGCTCGAGATCGCCGCACGCCCGGAGATCACCGCGGTGTTCGCCGCGAACGACCAGACCGCTCTCGGTGTCCTCCGCGCCGCACACGAGTCCGGTCGCCCGGTGCCGTCCTCGCTCAGCGTGGTGGGGTTCGACGACTCCCCCGAGTCCGACTCGTTCTGGCCGCCCCTGACCACCGTGCACCAGTCCTTCGACGAGGTCGGCCGCCGAGCGGTCGCGAACCTGCTCGCCCAGATCGACGGCGAGCGGGTCAGCGTCGTGGCCGACCTGGTGCCGGTGCGGCTCGTCGAGCGCGCGAGCACGGCGGCGCCGCCGGCGCGCTGA